A genomic segment from Paenibacillus sp. FSL K6-1096 encodes:
- a CDS encoding CoA-acylating methylmalonate-semialdehyde dehydrogenase, whose translation MPLLTGQAMQVKNYVNGAWVESRSGRQEEVFNPATGEVIAHVPLSSREELDAAALAAAGAYPLWSKVAVPRRARYFFQYQQLLVQHWRELAELITLENGKSLEEALGEVQRGIECVEFAAGIPSLMMGSQLPDIATGVESGMYRYPLGVVGGIAPFNFPMMVPCWMFPLAIACGNTFVLKPSERTPLLANRLAGLFAEAGFPPGVLNVVHGAHEVVDGLLAHEAVKAVSFVGSQPVAEYVYKQGTAHGKRVQALAGAKNHSIVLPDADLDNAVKNIISAAFGSAGERCMACAVVVVHEAVADELVGRLAEAARGLKIGDGREDGVFLGPVIRQASKDRTIAYIESGLAENAELVLDGRKAAAAAGGGFFLGPTIFDRVHTGMAIWRDEIFAPLLSVVRVKNLAEAIEVTNRSSFANGACIYTDSASAIRQFREEVDAGMLGVNLGVPAPMAFFPFSGYKKSFYGDLHANGRDGVEFYTRKKMITARY comes from the coding sequence ATGCCACTGCTCACCGGGCAGGCTATGCAAGTGAAGAATTATGTGAACGGGGCCTGGGTGGAGTCCCGCTCCGGCCGGCAGGAGGAGGTGTTCAACCCGGCGACGGGTGAGGTGATTGCCCATGTGCCGCTCTCCAGCCGGGAGGAGCTGGATGCAGCGGCTCTGGCGGCTGCCGGGGCTTATCCCTTATGGTCCAAAGTGGCGGTTCCCCGCCGGGCCCGCTACTTCTTCCAGTACCAGCAGCTGCTGGTGCAGCACTGGAGGGAGCTGGCGGAGCTGATTACGCTGGAGAACGGCAAGAGCCTGGAGGAAGCGCTGGGCGAGGTGCAGCGCGGCATCGAATGCGTGGAGTTCGCCGCCGGCATTCCTTCGCTGATGATGGGCAGCCAATTGCCGGATATCGCCACAGGCGTTGAGTCCGGCATGTACCGCTATCCGCTGGGGGTGGTGGGCGGGATCGCCCCGTTCAACTTCCCGATGATGGTGCCCTGCTGGATGTTCCCGTTGGCCATTGCCTGCGGCAACACCTTCGTGCTGAAGCCCTCCGAGCGGACGCCGCTGCTGGCGAACCGGCTGGCCGGGCTGTTCGCGGAGGCGGGCTTCCCCCCGGGGGTGTTGAATGTGGTCCATGGGGCGCATGAGGTGGTGGACGGCCTGCTGGCCCACGAAGCGGTGAAGGCGGTCTCCTTCGTCGGATCGCAGCCGGTGGCGGAATATGTGTATAAGCAGGGAACGGCGCACGGCAAGCGGGTTCAGGCGCTGGCCGGAGCGAAGAATCATTCCATTGTATTGCCGGATGCCGATCTGGACAATGCGGTGAAGAACATTATCTCCGCCGCCTTCGGCTCGGCCGGGGAGCGCTGCATGGCCTGCGCTGTCGTAGTGGTGCATGAGGCGGTGGCGGATGAGCTGGTGGGCCGGCTGGCCGAGGCGGCCCGCGGGCTGAAGATCGGGGACGGCAGGGAAGACGGCGTCTTCCTGGGGCCGGTCATCCGCCAGGCGAGCAAGGACCGGACGATTGCCTATATTGAGTCGGGACTGGCCGAGAACGCGGAGCTGGTGCTGGACGGCCGGAAGGCCGCAGCGGCGGCGGGCGGCGGATTCTTCCTCGGGCCTACGATCTTCGACCGCGTACACACGGGAATGGCGATCTGGCGCGACGAGATCTTCGCACCGCTGCTGTCGGTGGTGCGGGTGAAGAATCTGGCGGAGGCGATTGAAGTGACGAACCGGTCGTCTTTTGCCAATGGAGCCTGTATCTATACCGACAGTGCCAGTGCGATCCGCCAGTTCCGCGAGGAGGTGGATGCCGGGATGCTGGGAGTGAATCTGGGCGTGCCTGCCCCGATGGCGTTTTTCCCTTTCTCTGGCTACAAGAAGTCGTTCTATGGCGATCTTCATGCGAATGGCCGCGACGGCGTGGAGTTCTATACCCGCAAGAAAATGATTACCGCGCGTTACTAA
- a CDS encoding ABC transporter substrate-binding protein: MRQGRQGKVRIRLWVAAVLMLLPLLAGCGGNNNAGSPAAEAGGGNAATASPEAAATSEPAAEPVTVKLQLKWVPQAQFAGYFLAQDKGYYADEGLKVEILPGGPDIVPEQQVAGGTADIGVDWVASLLTSQEQEMPLVQIAQIFQKSGLVLVSKKEAGITTPADLKGKKVGNWMGGNEFELLALFDKYKLDSGKDLNFTKQGFTMDQFLGGELDAASAMTYNEYQVVLESGVKPEELSVIDMNDEGVAMLEDNLFANKEWLEGNKETAAKFVRASLKGWADAIADPEAAVDSVMKLAEAGSTTREHQLTMMKEVAKLIQPEGFDASKLGYTDAAAFQQTADIALKFGVIKTAAKVDEAYTNEIVEMAAK, encoded by the coding sequence ATGAGACAAGGTAGACAGGGCAAGGTGCGCATCAGGCTATGGGTGGCGGCGGTGCTGATGCTGCTCCCGCTGCTTGCAGGCTGCGGCGGCAATAATAACGCAGGCAGCCCGGCGGCAGAGGCGGGTGGGGGCAATGCGGCCACAGCCTCGCCGGAAGCGGCGGCAACCAGTGAACCGGCAGCTGAGCCGGTGACGGTGAAGCTGCAGCTGAAATGGGTGCCGCAGGCGCAATTCGCCGGCTACTTCCTGGCGCAGGACAAAGGATATTATGCCGACGAAGGGCTGAAGGTCGAGATTCTGCCCGGCGGGCCGGATATCGTGCCTGAGCAGCAGGTGGCGGGCGGAACGGCAGACATCGGCGTAGACTGGGTGGCGAGCCTCTTGACCAGCCAGGAGCAGGAGATGCCGCTGGTGCAGATCGCCCAGATTTTCCAGAAGAGCGGGCTGGTGCTGGTATCCAAGAAGGAGGCGGGCATCACTACCCCGGCGGACCTGAAGGGCAAGAAGGTCGGCAACTGGATGGGCGGCAATGAATTCGAGCTGCTGGCGCTGTTTGACAAATACAAGCTGGATTCGGGCAAGGATCTGAACTTCACCAAGCAGGGCTTCACGATGGACCAGTTCCTCGGCGGCGAGCTGGATGCAGCTTCGGCTATGACCTATAACGAATATCAGGTCGTGCTGGAGTCGGGCGTCAAGCCGGAGGAGCTGAGCGTCATTGATATGAATGATGAGGGAGTGGCGATGCTCGAAGACAATCTGTTCGCGAACAAGGAGTGGCTGGAGGGCAATAAGGAGACGGCCGCCAAGTTCGTCCGCGCTTCCCTGAAGGGCTGGGCGGATGCGATTGCTGACCCGGAAGCGGCGGTGGACAGTGTGATGAAGCTTGCCGAAGCGGGAAGTACAACGAGAGAGCACCAGCTGACCATGATGAAGGAGGTCGCCAAGCTGATTCAGCCGGAGGGCTTCGATGCTTCCAAGCTGGGTTATACCGATGCGGCAGCCTTCCAGCAGACGGCGGACATCGCGCTGAAGTTCGGTGTGATCAAGACCGCCGCCAAGGTGGATGAGGCGTATACGAATGAGATTGTGGAGATGGCGGCGAAATAA
- a CDS encoding aspartate aminotransferase family protein, whose amino-acid sequence MQSLGQDSELALKQDQQYLWHNMTPYSEKNPPMIAAAASGSWVTDIDGNRFLDGMSGLWCVNVGYGRKELAEAAYQQLLTLPYFPLTQSHMPAIALAAKLNEWLEGDYVIFFSNSGSEANEAAFKIARQYHRQTGQPDRHKFIARYRGYHGSSLGALSATGQPQRKYRYEPLGSGFLHVAPPDSYRRPEGMPEEAFNLQCAQAIEDMIIWEGAESVAAVIMEPVITGGGVIVPHQVYMDRVQEICRTHGVLLIIDEVICGFGRSGRRFGHHNFGVKPDIVTMAKGLTSAYLPLSATAVRREIYEAFKDNSDDYGHFRHVNTFGGNPAACALALCNLEIMEQEKLVERAAVLGRRLTDALAGLLSHKLVGDIRSFGLVLGIELVADRASRQPAPLSIIKGIIADCRAKGLIIGKNGDTVAGYNNVLTLAPPLSSTDEDIQFIIDTLTAVLNGRWAE is encoded by the coding sequence GTGCAGAGCCTGGGCCAAGACAGCGAGCTGGCGCTTAAGCAGGACCAGCAGTATTTGTGGCATAACATGACCCCTTATAGCGAGAAGAACCCGCCGATGATTGCCGCTGCAGCCAGCGGATCATGGGTAACGGATATAGACGGCAACCGGTTTTTGGACGGGATGTCCGGCCTGTGGTGTGTGAATGTCGGCTACGGCCGCAAGGAGCTGGCAGAGGCAGCATATCAGCAGCTCCTGACCCTGCCGTATTTCCCGCTGACCCAGAGCCACATGCCAGCCATTGCTCTAGCCGCGAAGCTGAATGAATGGCTGGAGGGCGACTATGTGATCTTCTTCTCCAACAGCGGCTCGGAGGCCAATGAAGCAGCCTTCAAAATCGCCCGCCAGTACCACCGCCAGACCGGGCAGCCGGACCGCCATAAGTTCATTGCCCGCTACCGGGGGTATCACGGAAGCTCGCTGGGCGCGCTGTCCGCGACCGGACAGCCGCAGCGCAAATACCGGTATGAGCCGCTGGGCAGCGGGTTCCTGCATGTGGCGCCCCCCGACAGCTACCGCCGTCCGGAGGGGATGCCGGAGGAGGCCTTCAACCTGCAGTGTGCGCAGGCAATTGAGGATATGATCATCTGGGAAGGGGCCGAGTCGGTGGCGGCGGTCATTATGGAGCCGGTGATTACCGGCGGCGGCGTCATTGTCCCGCATCAGGTCTATATGGACCGGGTCCAGGAGATCTGCCGTACCCACGGCGTGCTGCTGATCATCGACGAGGTTATCTGCGGCTTCGGGCGGTCCGGCCGCCGCTTCGGGCACCACAATTTCGGAGTGAAGCCCGATATTGTCACGATGGCCAAAGGGTTGACCAGCGCTTATCTGCCCCTGTCGGCTACTGCCGTGCGGAGGGAGATCTACGAGGCATTCAAGGATAACAGCGATGACTACGGCCACTTCCGCCATGTGAATACCTTCGGCGGCAACCCGGCCGCTTGTGCGCTCGCCCTCTGCAACCTGGAGATTATGGAGCAGGAGAAGCTGGTTGAACGGGCCGCTGTGCTGGGCAGGCGGCTGACAGATGCCCTCGCCGGTCTCCTCAGCCACAAGCTGGTAGGCGACATCCGCAGCTTCGGGCTGGTGCTGGGCATTGAGCTGGTGGCGGACCGGGCCTCCCGGCAGCCCGCCCCGCTCAGCATCATCAAGGGCATTATTGCCGATTGCCGGGCCAAGGGGCTGATCATCGGCAAGAACGGGGATACGGTGGCGGGCTACAATAATGTGCTCACCCTCGCCCCGCCGTTATCCTCCACCGATGAGGATATCCAGTTCATTATTGATACCCTCACAGCTGTGCTGAACGGGCGCTGGGCAGAGTGA